In Marinobacter sp. LQ44, the following are encoded in one genomic region:
- a CDS encoding nucleotidyl transferase AbiEii/AbiGii toxin family protein: protein MGGSLAPVRVAGFTWNGWQPSAVYALVHVECNRGKLRESAERLSRHWYDLVMLAGHPAGQSAVKNRELFEEVVRHKKVFFHTGYANYDECLDGRLKLLPETDTLEGLRGDYEKTVEAGMMYSTPPSFEDIIDSIRYLESRVNS from the coding sequence ATGGGTGGCAGCCTTGCTCCGGTCCGGGTGGCAGGCTTCACGTGGAATGGGTGGCAACCTTCAGCGGTTTACGCACTCGTACATGTCGAATGCAACAGGGGCAAGCTTAGGGAGAGTGCTGAAAGGCTTTCCAGGCATTGGTACGACTTGGTCATGCTTGCAGGGCATCCTGCCGGCCAATCAGCGGTCAAAAACCGGGAGCTGTTTGAGGAGGTTGTCCGCCATAAGAAAGTTTTCTTTCATACGGGCTACGCGAACTATGACGAATGTCTGGATGGACGACTGAAACTATTGCCAGAGACAGACACTCTGGAGGGTTTGCGGGGTGACTATGAGAAAACGGTGGAAGCGGGAATGATGTACTCAACACCTCCGAGCTTTGAGGACATTATCGATTCAATCCGGTACCTTGAAAGCCGAGTTAACAGCTAG
- the istB gene encoding IS21-like element ISSpu5 family helper ATPase IstB, with translation MLKHPTLDKLHALKLTGMAAALADQSATPDITDLSFEERLGLLVDREMTERDNRRMTSRLRRARLRHNAILEDIDYRNSRGLDKGLVQSLAGCQWVKEHLNVLITGPTGVGKTWLACALAHRACREGYTAQYVRLTRLLRELTIAKGDGQYAKLLTNLAKVDVLILDDWGLMKLSAENRRDLLEVLEDRHGRRSTIATSQLPIEEWHGVIGDATLADAILDRLVHNAYKINLRGESMRKRQAKLTDTEISE, from the coding sequence ATGCTAAAACATCCCACACTGGATAAGCTCCACGCCCTCAAGCTGACCGGCATGGCCGCCGCCCTGGCGGATCAGTCAGCCACCCCCGACATCACCGATCTGAGCTTCGAGGAGCGCCTCGGGCTACTCGTGGACCGGGAAATGACCGAGCGAGATAACCGGCGCATGACCAGCCGGTTGCGCCGTGCCAGGCTGCGGCACAATGCCATCCTCGAAGACATCGATTACCGGAACTCACGGGGCCTGGATAAAGGGCTGGTGCAGTCACTGGCCGGCTGCCAATGGGTAAAAGAGCACCTGAACGTGCTCATCACCGGTCCCACCGGGGTTGGCAAAACCTGGTTGGCCTGTGCCTTGGCACACAGGGCCTGCCGGGAAGGCTACACCGCACAGTATGTGCGCCTGACCCGGCTGCTACGGGAGCTGACCATTGCCAAGGGCGATGGCCAGTACGCCAAACTCCTGACCAACCTGGCCAAAGTCGACGTCCTGATCCTGGATGACTGGGGACTGATGAAGCTGAGCGCCGAAAATCGGCGAGACTTGCTGGAGGTACTGGAAGACCGGCATGGCAGGCGCTCCACCATCGCCACGAGCCAATTACCCATCGAGGAATGGCATGGTGTAATCGGTGACGCCACTCTGGCCGACGCCATCCTGGACCGGCTCGTTCATAACGCCTACAAGATCAATCTCCGAGGCGAATCCATGCGAAAACGGCAAGCAAAGTTGACGGACACTGAGATTTCGGAGTAA